The Parambassis ranga chromosome 1, fParRan2.1, whole genome shotgun sequence genome includes a region encoding these proteins:
- the LOC114440790 gene encoding CMRF35-like molecule 8, with product MRSISVFCCLLYASLTDGSKIIVEGTEGGNVSFQCSHKHAWNIPKYLCNDQCKTANDILVTVESGRRAETVRISLVDFGNGSFTVTFTQLRLSDSHTYWCGVARLGFDTYTKVLLTVKKAVANETTVIPEVFPTSHYQNLTATQVTAEPGPSPPTSVWTGGKNIYFTASNFTEGGEQSLSRGTVVYATLGGVALIFILVLVTHFRKCREVSKPHPHVCPNSTDLSNADEKEMSCVYENIDEGMQYVKKLSESTSVSIHQYGSAESSSEPLHIYENIPPSQGSRLLPAVDKNEANSVSDIYINPLPSLICESSHTEEPTMCKHTKDRAADEPPPLTGSCSDAAEIKPRTLWFGLDLSGISESSF from the exons ATGAGGAGCATCTCTGTCTTCTGCTGTCTTTTATATG CTTCATTGACAGACGGATCCAAAATCATCGTAGAAGGAACAGAGGGGGGGAACGTCTCCTTCCAATGTTCACACAAACATGCGTGGAACATTCCCAAGTACTTATGCAACGATCAATGTAAAACTGCAAACGACATACTGGTTACTGTAGAATCTGGTAGAAGAGCAGAGACAGTGAGGATAAGTCTGGTGGACTTTGGGAACGGATCCTTCACCGTGACCTTCACTCAGCTCCGGCTGTCAGACTCTCACACTTACTGGTGTGGAGTGGCCAGGCTTGGTTTTGATACTTACACTAAAGTGCTGCTCACTGTCAAGAAAG CTGTCGCAAATGAGACAACTGTCATACCTGAAGTTTTCCCTACATCACATTATCAGAACTTAACTGCAACCCAAGTGACGGCTGAACCAGGACCCAGCCCACCTACAAGCGTTTGGACAGGTGGAAAGAACATTTATTTCACAGCATCTAACTTCActgaaggaggagagcagagtcTCAGCAGGG GCACAGTGGTGTATGCTACGCTCGGGGGTGTTGCCCTGATCTTTATCTTGGTGCTAGTGACACACTTCAGGAAATGCAGAGAGGTTTCTAAACCCCATCCCCATGTCTGCCCCAACAGCACAGACCTCAGCAATGCAGATGAAAAGGAG ATGAGCTGTGTGTATGAGAACATTGATGAGGGGATGCAGTATGTGAAGAAGTTATCTGAGAGTACATCTGTCAGTATTCATCAGTATGGATCAGCTGAGTCCAGCAGCGAGCCCCTTCATATCTATGAAAACATCCCCCCTTCCCAGGGTTCCAGACTTTTACCTGCAGTTGACAAAAACGAGGCTAACTCGGTCTCTGACATCTACATCAATCCTTTGCCGTCTCTAATATGTGaaagctcacacacagaggaacctACAATGTGCAAACATACAAAGGACCGTGCAGCCGATgagcctcctcctctgactggatcctgcagtgatgctgctgaAATAAAGCCCAGAACTCTTTGGTTTGGTTTAGATTTATCCGGAATAAGTGAaagttcattttaa